A window from Staphylococcus succinus encodes these proteins:
- a CDS encoding FecCD family ABC transporter permease, with amino-acid sequence MRYYKTLIIWTSVLIISILLSLLWGIGDLNGLLSKTILFQVRIPRALEALLAGVGLTLAGHMFQTLLNNPLADSFTLGLASGSTFGSGLAVVLGLSFFWLPLFSVIFSITTLILVIALTTAMSRGYPVRTLILSGIMIGALFNALLYVLIIFNQNKLNNIVSYMFGGFSSAEYNEVIYIGVVLVTGGLILLCMVSKIKLLQLGNLRAQSLGLNVQSVTYGVLLISSILTAVIVAYVGVIGFVGMVIPQLVKRHSQNYDLGQQMILNMIIGGTIMVLSDWLGSIILDPFQVPASIILALLGIPVLFYIMISQPRMYE; translated from the coding sequence ATGAGGTACTATAAGACATTAATCATTTGGACAAGTGTACTTATTATAAGTATATTATTAAGTTTATTATGGGGGATTGGTGACTTAAATGGTTTATTATCAAAAACCATTCTCTTTCAGGTCAGAATTCCAAGAGCATTAGAAGCGTTATTAGCTGGTGTAGGTTTAACGCTTGCTGGACATATGTTTCAGACATTGTTAAATAATCCATTGGCTGATAGTTTTACTTTAGGATTAGCAAGTGGTTCTACATTTGGTTCAGGTTTAGCAGTAGTGCTTGGTTTATCATTTTTTTGGTTACCGCTGTTTTCTGTTATATTCAGTATTACTACGCTTATTTTAGTTATTGCTTTAACTACAGCAATGTCGAGAGGATACCCAGTACGTACATTAATATTATCAGGGATAATGATAGGCGCATTATTCAATGCATTATTATATGTATTAATAATATTTAATCAAAATAAATTGAATAATATTGTGAGTTATATGTTCGGTGGTTTCTCTTCTGCAGAATATAATGAAGTTATTTATATCGGCGTTGTGTTAGTTACAGGTGGATTGATTTTATTATGTATGGTTTCAAAAATAAAATTATTACAACTTGGAAATTTACGTGCTCAATCTTTAGGATTAAATGTCCAAAGTGTAACTTATGGAGTCTTGCTTATTTCATCTATCTTAACTGCTGTTATCGTCGCATATGTAGGTGTTATTGGCTTCGTAGGTATGGTCATACCACAACTTGTAAAAAGGCACAGCCAAAATTATGATTTGGGACAACAAATGATACTTAATATGATAATTGGTGGTACAATTATGGTGCTTTCAGATTGGTTAGGAAGTATTATCTTGGATCCATTCCAAGTGCCAGCAAGTATTATACTGGCTTTATTAGGTATTCCTGTTTTGTTTTATATAATGATTTCACAACCCCGTATGTATGAATAA
- a CDS encoding alpha/beta fold hydrolase, giving the protein MELFTTNDGITLNYRTSGEGNAIVMIHTAFDNLTVFNEIEKKLNTNHQVVLIDLRGHGYSDKPNNLHFKTYAEDVKALLDYLYIEQCAFIGHEMGASIAVSIAAEFPTLATSLTLVNPTMLNDMNPAERLYRKYANKIRNWDEEKQQKFLDKHLYYSKRKVKKFLKQLDNTNGIATKNELSAVKQSFNNNNISYYLGKVNSPTLIIVGQHGERTSVVEAKEFGDYIGDVKFEVFKESGLYPFVEEKSRFIELSKNFINEHETTVTN; this is encoded by the coding sequence ATGGAATTATTTACCACAAATGATGGCATAACATTAAACTATAGAACGAGTGGTGAAGGCAATGCTATTGTTATGATTCACACTGCGTTTGATAATTTAACTGTTTTTAATGAGATTGAAAAGAAATTGAATACGAATCATCAGGTTGTATTAATTGATTTAAGAGGGCACGGTTATTCTGATAAGCCGAATAACCTACATTTTAAAACATATGCAGAAGATGTAAAAGCTTTATTAGATTATTTGTATATTGAACAATGTGCATTTATAGGTCATGAGATGGGCGCTTCTATAGCTGTTTCAATTGCAGCTGAATTTCCAACACTTGCTACATCCTTAACATTAGTTAATCCAACAATGTTAAACGACATGAATCCAGCTGAAAGATTATATCGTAAATATGCCAACAAAATAAGGAATTGGGATGAAGAAAAGCAACAAAAATTTCTTGATAAACATTTATATTATTCAAAACGAAAGGTTAAGAAATTTTTGAAACAGTTAGACAACACAAATGGCATCGCGACTAAAAATGAATTGTCGGCTGTAAAACAATCATTTAATAATAATAATATTTCTTATTATCTAGGGAAAGTGAATTCACCTACATTAATTATTGTTGGCCAACATGGAGAACGTACTAGTGTTGTTGAAGCTAAAGAATTTGGTGATTATATTGGTGATGTTAAGTTTGAAGTTTTTAAAGAATCAGGTCTTTATCCGTTTGTAGAAGAAAAATCTAGATTTATTGAACTTAGTAAAAATTTTATTAATGAACACGAAACAACGGTAACAAATTAA
- a CDS encoding HAD family hydrolase, which translates to MDLTQVKAVVFDLEGTLLDRKKSRDKFIEEQYERFHDYLVRIQLADFRKKFIELDDDEDHDKPELYKAIIKDFHVDRLTWKDLFNDFEMHFYRYVFPYYDTLYTLEKLSKYGYLTGVIANGKSKIKQYRLHALGVEDAINYLTTSETVGFRKPHPKVFEDMLSQLGTKPEETMYVGDDALNDVAPARAMGMISVWFKEDDDVEVEPLPEEVDFTITTMEELLSILPIAKKGS; encoded by the coding sequence ATGGACTTAACTCAAGTAAAAGCAGTTGTATTCGATTTAGAAGGTACATTATTAGACCGCAAAAAATCTAGAGATAAATTTATAGAAGAACAATATGAAAGGTTTCATGATTATTTAGTGCGTATTCAACTTGCAGATTTCAGGAAAAAATTTATAGAATTAGATGATGATGAGGATCATGATAAACCAGAATTATATAAAGCAATCATAAAAGATTTCCATGTTGATCGATTAACATGGAAGGACTTATTCAATGATTTTGAAATGCATTTTTATCGTTATGTATTTCCTTATTATGATACTTTATATACACTTGAAAAGTTATCGAAATATGGATATTTGACTGGGGTTATTGCTAATGGTAAATCAAAAATCAAGCAATATCGCTTACATGCTTTAGGGGTTGAAGATGCTATTAACTATCTTACTACTTCTGAAACAGTCGGGTTTCGTAAACCGCATCCAAAGGTTTTTGAGGATATGTTATCTCAATTGGGTACCAAGCCCGAAGAAACGATGTATGTTGGCGATGACGCGCTCAATGATGTAGCCCCAGCAAGAGCAATGGGCATGATTAGTGTATGGTTTAAAGAAGATGATGATGTAGAGGTAGAACCTTTACCAGAAGAGGTGGATTTTACTATTACAACGATGGAAGAACTATTATCGATATTACCAATTGCGAAGAAAGGAAGCTGA
- a CDS encoding SA0570 family protein produces MKKLVAAVLVTGLAFSGVNAGSASAASGNSIQSVDQLQQGDTTLEGAKLGSSIQSVLKNNSKPIYSHRPDGKEHYYEFKQDDGVLVVTTNGKKNEGKITRVSMSYNDTDGPSYKEVTEHVSHNAITREHYNNVTGNFGYIQDDDVSYQFSSASPSDKDIKLYRIDISK; encoded by the coding sequence ATGAAAAAATTAGTCGCAGCAGTTTTAGTCACAGGTTTGGCATTTTCTGGAGTTAATGCAGGAAGTGCTTCAGCAGCTTCAGGTAACTCTATCCAAAGTGTTGATCAACTACAACAAGGTGACACAACTTTAGAAGGTGCTAAATTAGGATCATCCATTCAAAGTGTATTGAAAAATAATAGTAAACCTATTTATTCACATAGACCTGATGGTAAAGAGCATTACTATGAGTTTAAACAAGATGATGGCGTGCTAGTCGTAACTACAAACGGTAAGAAGAATGAAGGTAAGATTACACGTGTTTCTATGAGCTATAATGATACAGATGGTCCATCTTACAAAGAAGTAACTGAGCATGTAAGCCATAATGCTATTACACGTGAACATTATAATAATGTGACAGGTAATTTTGGTTATATCCAAGATGACGATGTGTCATATCAATTTAGTTCAGCATCACCAAGTGATAAAGATATTAAACTATATCGCATAGATATTAGTAAATAA